One genomic region from Magallana gigas chromosome 3, xbMagGiga1.1, whole genome shotgun sequence encodes:
- the LOC105331940 gene encoding placenta-specific gene 8 protein isoform X2, with protein sequence MDGGHGFGHGKVGQEPGTGPQPVTQQPQQPPPGAHHYQPPGYPPPVHQQQSHTTVVINQGRVGRPPPRNWSSGIFGCFEDMSSCCGVYWCGNGCYPCYLSSKLNESCCLPCCLPANSWLIALRVKMRAENNIQGSIMDDCCCVCCCPLCVMCQLSREHDYTLANPQTY encoded by the exons ATGGACGGAGGACAcg GATTTGGTCATGGAAAGGTTGGCCAGGAACCAGGAACTGGTCCCCAGCCAGTTACCCAACAGCCACAGCAGCCGCCCCCCGGGGCACATCACTACCAACCCCCAGGATATCCACCACCAGTACAT CAACAGCAATCGCACACGACTGTTGTTATCAACCAGGGGCGGGTTGGCCGACCCCCTCCCCGGAACTGGAGCTCTGGAATATTTGGATGTTTTGAGGACATGTCGTCTT GCTGTGGTGTTTACTGGTGTGGAAATGGCTGCTACCCATGTTACCTGTCGTCCAAACTCAACGAAAGCTGTTGCCTACCATGCTGCCTGCCAGCAAATTCATGGCTGATAGCCCTCCGTGTCAAAATGAGGGCCGAAAATAACATTCAG GGGTCCATAATGGACGACTGTTGTTGCGTTTGCTGCTGTCCCCTCTGTGTCATGTGCCAGCTGTCACGTGAACACGACTACACACTTGCTAACCCACAGACCTATTGA
- the LOC105331940 gene encoding placenta-specific gene 8 protein isoform X1: MAENSAGPPTVGFGHGKVGQEPGTGPQPVTQQPQQPPPGAHHYQPPGYPPPVHQQQSHTTVVINQGRVGRPPPRNWSSGIFGCFEDMSSCCGVYWCGNGCYPCYLSSKLNESCCLPCCLPANSWLIALRVKMRAENNIQGSIMDDCCCVCCCPLCVMCQLSREHDYTLANPQTY; this comes from the exons ATGGCGGAAAATTCTGCAGGCCCACCAACTGTTG GATTTGGTCATGGAAAGGTTGGCCAGGAACCAGGAACTGGTCCCCAGCCAGTTACCCAACAGCCACAGCAGCCGCCCCCCGGGGCACATCACTACCAACCCCCAGGATATCCACCACCAGTACAT CAACAGCAATCGCACACGACTGTTGTTATCAACCAGGGGCGGGTTGGCCGACCCCCTCCCCGGAACTGGAGCTCTGGAATATTTGGATGTTTTGAGGACATGTCGTCTT GCTGTGGTGTTTACTGGTGTGGAAATGGCTGCTACCCATGTTACCTGTCGTCCAAACTCAACGAAAGCTGTTGCCTACCATGCTGCCTGCCAGCAAATTCATGGCTGATAGCCCTCCGTGTCAAAATGAGGGCCGAAAATAACATTCAG GGGTCCATAATGGACGACTGTTGTTGCGTTTGCTGCTGTCCCCTCTGTGTCATGTGCCAGCTGTCACGTGAACACGACTACACACTTGCTAACCCACAGACCTATTGA